The proteins below are encoded in one region of Canis lupus dingo isolate Sandy chromosome 30, ASM325472v2, whole genome shotgun sequence:
- the CHST14 gene encoding carbohydrate sulfotransferase 14 translates to MFPRPLAPLAAPNGAEPLGRALRRAPLGRARAGLGAPPLLLPSMLMFAVIVASSGLLLMIERGILAEVKPLPLHPPSREAAAWRRALPRPGPLPLEPGDSDWQVRQDVRNRTLRAVCGQPGMPRDPWDLPVGQRRTLLRHILVSDRYRFLYCYVPKVACSNWKRVLKVLAGALDSVDVRLKMDHRSDLVFLADLRPEEIRHRLQHYFKFLFVREPLERLLSAYRNKFGEIREYQQRYGAEIVRRYRAGAGPSPAGDDVTFPEFLRYLADEDPERMNEHWMPVYHLCQPCAVHYDFVGSYERLEADANQVLEWVRAPPQVRFPARQAWYRPASPESLHYHLCSAPRALLQDVLPKYILDFSLFAYPLPNVTREACHQ, encoded by the coding sequence ATGTTCCCCCGCCCGCTGGCCCCCCTGGCGGCCCCAAATGGCGCCGAGCCCCTGGGCCGCGCGCTGAGGCGGGCCCCGCTGGGCAGGGCCCGCGCCGGGCTGGGggcgccgccgctgctgctgccgtCCATGCTGATGTTCGCGGTGATCGTGGCCTCCAGCGGGCTGCTGCTCATGATCGAGAGGGGCATCCTGGCCGAGGTGAAGCcgctccccctgcacccccccagcCGCGAGGCCGCGGCCTGGCGCCGGGCCCTCCCCAGGCCCGGGCCGCTGCCCCTGGAGCCCGGGGACTCGGACTGGCAGGTGAGGCAGGACGTCCGGAACCGCACCTTGCGGGCGGTGTGCGGCCAGCCGGGCATGCCCCGGGACCCGTGGGACCTGCCGGTGGGGCAGCGGCGCACCTTGCTGCGCCACATCCTCGTGAGCGACCGCTACCGCTTTCTGTACTGCTACGTCCCCAAGGTGGCCTGCTCCAACTGGAAGCGGGTGCTGAAGGTGCTGGCGGGCGCCCTGGACAGCGTGGACGTCCGCCTCAAGATGGACCACCGCAGCGACCTGGTGTTCCTGGCCGACCTGCGGCCCGAGGAGATCCGCCACCGCCTACAGCACTACTTCAAGTTCCTGTTCGTGCGCGAGCCCCTGGAGCGCCTCCTCTCCGCCTACCGCAACAAGTTCGGCGAAATCCGAGAGTACCAGCAGCGCTACGGGGCTGAGATCGTGAGGCGGTACCGGGCGGGAGCAGGGCCCAGCCCCGCGGGGGACGATGTCACCTTCCCCGAGTTCCTGAGGTACCTGGCGGACGAGGACCCCGAGCGGATGAATGAGCATTGGATGCCCGTGTACCACCTGTGCCAGCCTTGTGCGGTGCACTATGACTTTGTAGGCTCCTACGAGCGGCTGGAGGCCGACGCCAACCAGGTGCTGGAGTGGGTGCGGGCGCCGCCCCAGGTCCGGTTCCCAGCTCGCCAGGCCTGGTACCGGCCGGCCAGCCCGGAAAGTCTGCACTACCACCTGTGCAGTGCCCCACGGGCCCTCCTGCAGGATGTGCTGCCTAAGTATATCCTAGATTTCTCCCTCTTTGCCTACCCGCTGCCTAATGTTACCAGGGAGGCCTGTCACCAGTGA